aaaagtaatgaataacacgtgaaatactgatcttgtATTTGTTATTAAGGAATTGGGATGCATCTTACTGTATCTAAAGTACCTACTATATttcttcatgatttgtactttagtagtaactgagtcgctactaagtatttgtgtcccctcTAATAAAGCCTTACCGATTGAACTGTTAATTGGCTGTCATCTTAGGTGCTGGTTCAGCAACAGGTGGTGCagacacagggcacagggacaTTGCCAAGCACAGAGATGGGGTCAcagctccagcaggccttgaCACAGGTGGCCCAGATTACAAGGATTCTTGAGGACATTCAGCTCTGTTACCAGAACCAGGtaaatgcatgtgtgtttggATAAAAGAGGTAGCATCCTAGACTGGCGTATTCTCATAATCATCTTCATACTGATCACTGTAATAACACCACCCCTGGTATGCCTCCTGTAGTCACTAGCTGCCCCGGAGAAAGGAAGTAGCAATGCAGAGCTCCAGAACGTTTCGGACCAGCTAGCATCAAGTGAGGCAGAGCGGAGAGCACTGGAGGCCCAGCTGAAAGATGCCCAGAACACGGTTACTAAGCTACAGGAGGAGGGTACCTACCTCACACCTGTGTTCTTAAACTAGTCTCACTTACAAACAAGTCATCATTCACTGTTTATCGGATACTCTGTAATCACAAGTTATACATAAGTTTATAGGGCTCGTTATTTTGCTTTGTTTCTTAAAATTTTGCAAGTAGTCTGCAGGTCAGGCAAGCAGTGTCTTTCTTGAATGTATATAAGTCTTACACATGCATACGTTATACATGCTTGAATGTATACATGCTTTATACATGCATAAATGCATAGCTGCCTTATACAGGTACATGCCTGAATGTGTACATGCCTTTTACATGCCTGAATGTGTACATGCCTTTTACATGCCTGGATGTATACATGCTTTATACATGCATGAATGCATACACCCCCAGCCACAAACCTCAGCCCCCTCAGCGTAAGACACACACACCGAAGTGCCTTTAACACTCTTTTCAAACACACTTTTATTTCCCAGTACGACGCCTAgaggagaagctgaaggagTCTGTGCCGTCACCACAGGCAGTAACAGAAAAGGAGCAAGTCTCATGCTCTGGCCCAtcgcctcctcctccccctccccctcctccccctcccccacctcctccaccgCCTCCATCTAACATGCAGTGAGTATGTTTCACTTCGCTAAATTAGAACGGGACCATGCATTCTGTTGAAATGAATGATGGACGTTTGTTAGCCTTATAGGTCTTGAAAGAAATGTTAATAAGTCCATGGTCATAACAAATTGCTGATTGAATGGTACTGTGCATCATTCTAAGCTGCTGATAGGCATTGGATCAGTCACATAGGTTCATGTCTTCCTGACCAGCCCCCTGGACGCCCTGAAAAACAGGAAGAAGAGTTCTGCTGGAAACACAGAGGTGAAGCGTAAGTATAAATTCTTTCCATTTTGCTTCTTTGCCTCTCAGGGCCGGTGCCACATCAGCATGAAGCAGCACCATCCTCAGGTTGGCCAGTTCTCTTCTGCTTCTTCCTTCAGAGTAAAGCCACATGAGGGGAAcctatggtgcttttccactgtcaCCAAGAACCGGGGCTGCACCAGAGCTGTACTGTGAAGAAACTGTTCTCCATTGTAAATTATGCAAGCCTTAGCCGAACCGTACCTGCGCTAACATGACCCTGCTTACCAGCAGGGCCGAAACTGTGAATAAACCCGGCTGGATGCGTCACCATCATCTGGTTAGACGAAATGCTAATGATTAGAGATGCTGGTGATCTGTGTCAATATGCATGGATTATCTAAAGGAAAAAAGGGCATCATTCATTATTAGTTGTATCGCACAATGTGATATATTGATGTATTCCCAATAACTCGGAAGTACGATAGAACACCTGAATGGAATGGATTCATAATTCAAATTAACAAAAGCTAATGCTAATTCCACTAGCATTTAATGCTTACTGTACATAACAAGGTGATTCCTACAGATGtgctagtggaaattagcacacaGTAAATCACGATGTACAGCGTGTGAACAGTAAATGGGCATCTCTTTGGTTTTATATCACTGTTGCTCTCCAAACCCGGTAACGCCTTTACAAAgctgacccttctgcagtggaaaaccgacaTGAGGTGGAACCACACTGTAACTAGACTCTCTTCACAGTATGGTTCCAGGTATGGCCTGGTTCTTGTATGCTACTGGAAAAGCACCATATGATATAGAATTCCAGTAGCATAAGGAATAAAATTAACTCTTCTCAAACTTTTTTGTACCGCGACCCAATTTTTACCATGTCGGCTCATTTGCGACTCTATATGAAGTGTTTGCAGACGCATGAATATAGGTTATTTCAAGGACTGGGACTGGGAATTCTGATTGAGGATCAGCATAGGAGCCTactggttttaaaatgtttacatttccaGCTCTACCTCGCAACCCTTTCAGAACTCACTGCAACCCAACCCATGGGTTTAGAATTTCTACTCTAAAGCGAGAGAGATACTGCCCATGTGTTAACTGCCTTCTGGCAATCAGACTATTTGCAATCATCTGTGTGTGGGTAAGCCTCAGGGTCACTGTCAACACAAGACAAGAAGGCAAGAGCGGTGGACGAGATGATGGAGCGCATCAAGAAGGGCATTGTGCTGAGACCCACCCAGAAGCTACAGGTACCAATCAGATACATTCCACATATCGACTGATCTTGGATTTAAGCAAGATAAAACTAGTAACTTCTGTCTGCAAGATGGTTATACCTGTACAAGGAGGGAAATCTAGATTAACTGTACAAGAAAACTGAAATAATTACAAGAAACAATGTGCTGgagaaatgcatttttttcgtTACAGATTTTTTCAGTCTCTTAAAGAAATTAAAGAAGTTTAATATTATCAGACCATGAAGTCTGTTGGTCACTTTGAGAGTTTTCCTGGTTACCCGATCTTGTCATAACCATGGTGAACAGAGCTCCTGTGGTAGTCAGAAACCGGCTTTCACAGCCCTCTTTTGGGTCCTGGACTTATATTAGATAAATGGGGTTTGGTGCGTAAAGGTCCGCCATAGGGATCATTGGACTTACAATATTACTCCTGCTTTCCCCCCAGTTGGTAAAAATTATCAAGGGGGAACTAAGAGTCAACAGCTGACCTTATGGTCAGTAGGATAGGATACTAACAGAAATACAGGCTTCTCCTTGCTGACCAATAGGCAATcaatctttctttctttctttctttctttctttcttatcTTGCATGTGGTACTTCAACCTCtccctctttccttttctcccaGTGTGGATCAGAAGACGACTCCGCATGGACGGTCAGTTCCAGGGCATCATGAATAACTCATTTCCTTCTTGGACTCCATTACAAGTACTGGTGTCTTGTCAGGTCAGTGATGTTGTATTTCAGGTTGAGAGGAATGAGAAAAGAAAGTCGGCTGTCCAAGAGCTGCAGGGCATGTTGGTAAgagcactttaattaaatggcaTGACCGCTTTCTGCTTGCTCCTCAAAAATCTCCTGAATATAATCAGACGTCAGATGCTCCTTAGATCGTTGATCAGCAATCGGTCGACCACTACCAAGATATCTGTAGTTGTATGCGACACCcttacccctccccccatcaggAAAATCCACTAAGTGACTCCCCCCTCACAAAATTATTTGtctcagtgtgtttttttgtaataattCATATGAAATACATGCAGATGGCGAACATGTACTGTGTTGGTCATCATATAACCTGATTAAGAACATCAGGTAAACGAAAGTGACCGGACAGCTGagttatctgattggctggcttcCCCAGAACACACTGACTACACGGAGCCACTGGAGAGGGGCGTCCCGCAAGAAGATCAGCTACCAGGTTGGGGATGCCGAGCTGCAGTCAGTGCTGCTTCGAAGGAGGAGAGCCATGGGAGATGAGCAGGAACGTGGC
The sequence above is a segment of the Brienomyrus brachyistius isolate T26 chromosome 12, BBRACH_0.4, whole genome shotgun sequence genome. Coding sequences within it:
- the shtn2 gene encoding shootin-1, with protein sequence MWEPDLGMESSDSEDEEIQFEILEMERDEANQKLIEIEHVSHQLLNEIDALEIQFQVERSCRENAEAFALKLTKENKVLKRKSQALLPILELPENLNLNCNLDPEVDADPNLDTSTDHVIQYQDKIREIQSSLDQLLEEKMQLLEQMEALKMENVELKEQLVVEIEEKESILRKLNKQDRAVKKMKRVSQLVTQEFSDISQRLELEQGLRQHAEVFAHQVLVQQQVVQTQGTGTLPSTEMGSQLQQALTQVAQITRILEDIQLCYQNQSLAAPEKGSSNAELQNVSDQLASSEAERRALEAQLKDAQNTVTKLQEEVRRLEEKLKESVPSPQAVTEKEQVSCSGPSPPPPPPPPPPPPPPPPPPSNMHPLDALKNRKKSSAGNTEVKPSGSLSTQDKKARAVDEMMERIKKGIVLRPTQKLQCGSEDDSAWTVERNEKRKSAVQELQGMLNTLTTRSHWRGASRKKISYQVGDAELQSVLLRRRRAMGDEQERGTLGPTQDQKSASVANGSLPWGSEAGNTPVLRRLKQNRENRNSRVRASGCVIWENS